In Desulfofustis limnaeus, the genomic stretch TGAGCCGCAGCACCGGTTCCGCCGCCGGGATCCGGAAACGAGAAAGAACGCCATGGACATCCTCCACCGGCTCGGGGTCGGCACTTGTGCCGAGCGCAAGATCGCTGCCCTGTCGGGCGGACAGCGGCAACGGATCCTGATCGCCCGGGCCCTGGTCTGCAAGCCGGAACTGCTGGTCCTCGACGAACCGACCGCATCCATCGACACCAAGGGACAGACCGAATTCTACGAACTGCTCAAGGAACTCAACAAGGAGTTGACGATCCTGATGGTCAGTCATGACCTACTCATCGTCTCCTCGTACGCCAAATCCATCGCCTGCCTCAATCGCTGCCTCCATTATCACCAGTCGTTCGGCTCCAGCAGGGACGTGCTCGACGCTTTCTACTCATGCTCCGTTGAAGAAATCTGTCCGGTCGGTGTCGTCGCCCGGCAATCATTTCAGATCAAGGACCTGCGAGGTAAATCATGATCGAGGCTTTGCAGTTCGAATTTCTTCGTAACGCCCTCTTCGCCGGCCTGCTGGCCAGCCTCATCTGCGGGGTGATCGGCTCACTGATCGTTGTCAACCGGCTTGTCTTTCTCTCCGGGGGTGTTGCCCACAGCGCTTACGGCGGCATCGGCCTTGCCTTTTTTTTCGGCTGGGCGTATCTCCCCTGTGCCACCCTGTTCGCCCTGGCCGCGGCGATGATCATGGCGGCCGTGTCGCTGCACATGAAGCAGCGGGCCGATACCATCATCGGGGTGATGTGGGCGGTCGGCATGGCGATCGGCATTCTGTTGATCGATTTTTCCCCCGGCTACAACGTTGATCTGATGAGCTACCTATTCGGCTCCATCCTCTCGGTGCCTCGATCCGAGTTGATGACCATGACCCTGCTCGGAGCGGTGATACTCGGTCTGATCGCTCTTTTCTACCGGGATCTGCTGCTCATGTCCTACGACGAGGAGTTCGCCCAGGTACGCGGCGTGCCGGTGCGTGCCCTCTATTACCTGCTGATCGGCTGCGTCGCGGTGACCGTGGTGATCGTCGTTCAGGTGGTGGGCCTGATCCTGGTTATCGCCCTGATGACCATTCCCCCCTCGATCGCCGAAAAATACACCACCTCGCTGCTGCAGATGATGGTTCTCTCCTGCCTGCTCGGCATGCTCTTCATCGTCGGCGGGCTGTGGGGCGCCTATCAGTACGACCTGACCTCCGGCGCGGCAATCATCATGGTGGCCGCCGCCGGCTTCCTAATGTCCCTGATGGTGGACCGGGGCCTGGCTGTCAAGCGGCGGCGACGTTGGCTGCAGGCCCATCACCAGAACGCTGCCGACAACACCTGACAGTCATGTGCGAATACTGCGATTACCTGGCCCTTCTGACCGACGCCGGTCTTGACCCGACGGAAAACCGGCAGCGCGTGCTGGAAGTGATCGGTGGCAACAATACCCCACTTACCGCCGCAGAGGTGCATGCGACGCTGGCTCGTACCAAGGCTATCAATCGGGTCACCGTATATCGTATTCTGGAGTTGCTGGTTCAGCACCGCTTGCTCGACAAGATCAACGGCGGTCGGGCGGCCCACTACGGCCTGGCGCCGAACCAGAACCATGCACCGCACCCGCACTTCTGCTGCAGCCAATGCGGCACGATGGTCTGCCTCAATCCGGACAGCCTGAGCGTCGACGCCGCCAACCTGCAGCGCAGCTATGCCGGTACCATCGAGCGCATCGAAGTACTGGTCGAGGGCGTCTGCAAAACCTGTCTGAAAACCAGGCACCACCACGCCCACCAGGGGGCTCCCGGCCGCGCTGCCGGGCCATGAAGGCACGATTCCGCCACGCTGGGAGCATTCCGCCCCTTGCATCCAAGAGGTCTTTGCTTACCGTATCGAGAGCCTGTCCAATCAGACATTTTTTGGGTGCGATACCGGGAGGACCCCGCCATGGAAGGAGAAAAAAACGTATTGGGCCAGCCACTTCAGGCCTGCGGCGTTGAACCGCTAACCGGTTTTCATCGGGACGGAACCTGCCGTACCGGCCCAGCCGATATCGGGGTGCACGGTGTCTGTACCGTTGTCACCGAGGCGTTCCTCGCCTTTTCTCGACAACACGGCAACGACCTGTCTACACCGCGGCCGGAGTTTGATTTTCCCGGCCTGATTCCCGGTGACCGCTGGTGCGTCTGTGCCGCCCGCTGGCAGGAAGCTTTCGAACAGGGCGCCGCCCCGCCGGTGATCCTGGCCGCCACCAGCGCCGCGGTACTGGACACAGTCGCCGTGGAGGATCTGCTCGCCCATGCCGTCGAGGACGGCCGCAGCTGACCGCTCAAGGCCAGTCGGCCGATCCGTCGTTCAGCAAATCGGGAGCAGAGCCAAAGGCCTGCTGAAAATTCATGCCGGACGCGGTCGACCCGCCCCCCGTTTTCCTCCGGCAACGAACTGGTAACCTGTCTCCAGGCCCCTTGACCACGGTCGAAAAAGGGGGCATTATAGCAGCCGCTGCTGCACCCGCAGGTATCCCGCAAACCACCAAGGAACAACCATGATCTCCATCGTCATCCCGGTGTTCAACGAACAGGCTTCTTTGGAACCGCTGTACCGGGAGACCTCTACCGTCATGGAGCCGTTGAACGTCGATTGGGAGATCGTCTTTGTGGATGACGGCAGCAGCGACGGCAGCACCGCGGTCATCAGCGCGCTGGCCGCTGCGGATCCTCGCGTGCATTATGTGATATTGCGCCGTAATTTCGGAAAATCGGCAGCGTTACAGGTGGGCTTCAAAAAAGCACGCGGTGACGTCATCATCACCATGGACGCCGATCTGCAGGACGACC encodes the following:
- a CDS encoding metal ABC transporter ATP-binding protein — its product is MKKTDPIVEITDLCYSTGGQDILHTINLSIYPGDFVSIIGPNGGGKTTLLRLILGLLKPSRGEIKIAGRPPGKAVTEIGYVPQHVNHNLRFPATALDVVLMGAHEPQHRFRRRDPETRKNAMDILHRLGVGTCAERKIAALSGGQRQRILIARALVCKPELLVLDEPTASIDTKGQTEFYELLKELNKELTILMVSHDLLIVSSYAKSIACLNRCLHYHQSFGSSRDVLDAFYSCSVEEICPVGVVARQSFQIKDLRGKS
- a CDS encoding metal ABC transporter permease, whose amino-acid sequence is MIEALQFEFLRNALFAGLLASLICGVIGSLIVVNRLVFLSGGVAHSAYGGIGLAFFFGWAYLPCATLFALAAAMIMAAVSLHMKQRADTIIGVMWAVGMAIGILLIDFSPGYNVDLMSYLFGSILSVPRSELMTMTLLGAVILGLIALFYRDLLLMSYDEEFAQVRGVPVRALYYLLIGCVAVTVVIVVQVVGLILVIALMTIPPSIAEKYTTSLLQMMVLSCLLGMLFIVGGLWGAYQYDLTSGAAIIMVAAAGFLMSLMVDRGLAVKRRRRWLQAHHQNAADNT
- a CDS encoding Fur family transcriptional regulator → MCEYCDYLALLTDAGLDPTENRQRVLEVIGGNNTPLTAAEVHATLARTKAINRVTVYRILELLVQHRLLDKINGGRAAHYGLAPNQNHAPHPHFCCSQCGTMVCLNPDSLSVDAANLQRSYAGTIERIEVLVEGVCKTCLKTRHHHAHQGAPGRAAGP
- a CDS encoding DUF2237 family protein, yielding MEGEKNVLGQPLQACGVEPLTGFHRDGTCRTGPADIGVHGVCTVVTEAFLAFSRQHGNDLSTPRPEFDFPGLIPGDRWCVCAARWQEAFEQGAAPPVILAATSAAVLDTVAVEDLLAHAVEDGRS